A genomic window from Fibrobacterota bacterium includes:
- a CDS encoding site-specific DNA-methyltransferase codes for MSQEALSLESQAQKKGDDYVFEPIKGYPMLNWRGKRPFTSTQFYPAQHKESHGPEVNGWRNKIYWGDNLQVMSHLLKEYRGKVDLVYIDPPFDSKADYKKKITVKGSAAASDSNSFEEKQYTDIWLNDEYLQFMHDRIVLIRELLSESGTIWIHCDWRKASYLRLILEEVFGPKGFRGHVIWRSMTSSGFKGKTSLGKSHDDILYFSKSDLEFVYNPVIMPYSEQYIEERFSKVDENGRRFKDEKIGTATPAETVEKYKSENRIYYTATGGMRIKHYLDEATGYPADDVWTDIFGENSQSKDLTGYPTQKPTQLLERIIQMTSNPGSLVFDCFMGSGTTQAVAMKLGRRFIGADINLGSIQTTTKRLLGVAQEIETNHPTLEFEVEGEAKSVDTFYTGFEVYNVNHYDVFRNPVQAKELLMDALEIQKLDFATIFDGEKDGKMVKIMPVNRIATKADLGELIAGFDYKGWERRQQEKPNQPVEKIQIVCMGHEPDLAAHLKKEAEPFLIDAEVVDVLRDKSRLEFKRDSEARVVTKSGNLTIESFYPMNLLQKLSLQKEDVTDWRELVESVYVDWNYDGAVLQPAITDNPSGKNDLVAGTYVIPADAGTICVKITDLLSESWEGTVHAA; via the coding sequence ATGAGCCAGGAAGCCCTTTCCCTCGAGAGTCAAGCCCAGAAGAAGGGCGACGACTACGTCTTCGAGCCTATCAAGGGATATCCCATGCTGAACTGGCGCGGCAAGCGTCCGTTCACCTCCACGCAGTTCTACCCGGCCCAGCATAAGGAGTCGCACGGCCCCGAGGTTAACGGCTGGCGCAACAAGATCTACTGGGGCGACAACCTTCAGGTGATGAGCCACCTGCTCAAGGAATATCGGGGCAAGGTGGATCTGGTGTATATCGATCCGCCGTTTGATTCGAAGGCGGATTACAAAAAGAAAATAACCGTAAAAGGATCTGCTGCTGCTTCTGATTCTAATTCGTTTGAGGAAAAGCAGTATACAGATATTTGGTTAAATGATGAGTATCTGCAATTTATGCATGATCGGATTGTCTTGATTCGCGAATTGCTGTCTGAGTCGGGTACTATTTGGATTCATTGTGATTGGCGCAAAGCTTCCTACTTGCGATTGATTTTAGAGGAGGTGTTCGGTCCGAAGGGCTTTCGAGGGCATGTTATCTGGAGAAGTATGACATCCAGTGGGTTTAAAGGGAAAACAAGTTTAGGCAAAAGTCATGACGATATTTTGTACTTTAGTAAGTCTGATTTGGAGTTTGTTTACAATCCGGTCATTATGCCCTACTCCGAACAGTATATCGAAGAGCGATTTAGCAAGGTTGATGAGAATGGCCGTAGATTTAAGGATGAAAAAATTGGAACAGCAACCCCTGCTGAAACTGTTGAGAAATACAAATCAGAAAACAGGATTTATTATACGGCTACAGGAGGGATGAGGATAAAGCACTACTTGGATGAAGCTACTGGATATCCTGCAGATGATGTTTGGACAGATATTTTCGGTGAGAATTCGCAATCAAAAGATTTGACAGGTTATCCAACTCAGAAGCCTACGCAACTTTTAGAAAGAATCATTCAAATGACGTCAAATCCAGGAAGCCTGGTTTTTGACTGTTTCATGGGTTCAGGTACAACCCAAGCAGTTGCAATGAAACTCGGACGTCGTTTCATTGGTGCTGACATCAATCTGGGATCTATCCAGACTACCACCAAAAGATTGTTGGGAGTTGCTCAGGAAATCGAAACAAATCATCCCACCTTGGAATTTGAAGTCGAAGGCGAAGCAAAATCTGTCGACACATTCTACACCGGGTTCGAGGTATACAACGTCAACCACTACGACGTGTTCCGCAATCCGGTGCAGGCGAAGGAGCTGCTGATGGATGCTCTGGAAATCCAGAAGCTTGACTTCGCGACCATCTTCGATGGCGAGAAGGACGGCAAGATGGTCAAGATCATGCCGGTCAACCGCATTGCCACCAAAGCAGATCTAGGCGAGCTGATCGCAGGTTTTGATTACAAGGGCTGGGAGCGCCGCCAGCAGGAAAAGCCCAACCAGCCGGTCGAGAAAATCCAGATCGTGTGCATGGGCCATGAGCCCGATCTAGCCGCGCACCTCAAGAAGGAGGCCGAACCGTTCCTAATCGATGCGGAAGTCGTGGATGTACTACGCGACAAATCTCGTCTGGAGTTCAAACGCGACAGCGAGGCGCGCGTGGTAACCAAGAGCGGGAATCTCACCATCGAATCATTCTATCCCATGAATCTTCTCCAGAAATTGTCGCTACAAAAGGAGGATGTGACAGATTGGCGTGAGTTGGTAGAAAGTGTGTACGTCGACTGGAACTACGACGGCGCAGTGCTGCAGCCTGCCATCACCGACAACCCTAGTGGCAAGAATGATTTGGTGGCCGGAACCTACGTCATCCCTGCCGATGCTGGAACCATCTGCGTGAAAATCACCGACCTATTGTCGGAATCGTGGGAGGGAACAGTCCATGCCGCCTAG
- a CDS encoding ATP-dependent helicase has protein sequence MIRTPNKSQQEAIEWTDGPLLIIAGPGSGKTFTLVERIVHLIKSKAATPESLLVLTFTDKAARELSTRVSNRLTEEGVPFNIHEMYLGTFHSVCLRLLEDNREFTRLKRNYTMLDQFDQQYFLYRKLEEFRGLEGSELVIGAKQSPRWTQAEVLLKALNTVSEEALGLESLQLAPDPEVRALAALFEKYQQLLTETNSLDFSGIQFEALHLLLKHPGVREALRTKFTHIMVDEFQDTNTIQEQILRLLANDRQNLCVVGDDDQGLYRFRGATIRNILEFPSQFPKGVCKQVRLVTNYRSHPGIISFYNGWMNRLDWMDQGKSFRFEKSIEPREANFPQTATVVRLSASDAHGDQAWYEENLSLLKGLKESGKLEDWNQVAFLFRSVTNDHVVGLANFLESQGIPVYSPRSNLFFERPEIKWMIGALIFLFPQFQTARKWQENASLDIWDWYDTTCFTAFAEEVRKPENASLLQWARRRAKSHLSLSANTDYAFSGLFYQLLQFPLFNQFLAEDTLYGVDKGRAARNLAELSSLLGRFEYLHHINILRPDYLEKNLRSLFNQFFRFLKDGGVGEYEDEAEYAPKGCVSFLTIHQSKGLEFPVVICGSMESVPRNQVAGVERTLHDGGYLSRPAFEPLARIKEFDFWRLFYTAFSRAQNLLVLTARLHQGHGRSPSKYFQPVFDALVDWRSDKFRPQLLDFEPVKEIVLKKEYSFTSHITLFENCAEQYRFYKELEFQPVRSGAQLFGTLVHQSIEDIHKAVLRGESHKLHTDQILDWISGNYAWLSRHEGQYLAPNTLRAVERQVLGYFEREKGQWARIQHAEVDVSLVKDTYILKGSVDLIRGEEGYVELVDFKSEKKPDLERDREKILRYRRQLEVYAHLVEARMGVKISKIHLYYTGEESGNPYLSWPKDDRSIGQTVASFDSVVKRIQAKDYVMPCRPGKMCENCDMHHFCDTRNWKFRNA, from the coding sequence ATGATCCGCACTCCCAACAAATCCCAGCAGGAAGCGATCGAGTGGACGGATGGACCTCTCCTGATCATCGCCGGACCAGGCTCAGGTAAGACCTTCACGCTGGTCGAACGGATCGTCCACCTGATCAAATCCAAAGCGGCTACGCCCGAGTCGCTGTTGGTGCTCACCTTCACGGACAAGGCCGCACGGGAACTCTCGACACGGGTTTCTAACCGGCTCACGGAAGAGGGTGTGCCCTTCAACATCCATGAGATGTACTTGGGCACATTTCATTCGGTGTGTTTGCGCTTGCTGGAAGACAATCGAGAGTTCACCCGCCTCAAGCGCAACTACACGATGCTCGATCAGTTCGATCAGCAGTATTTCCTGTACCGGAAACTGGAAGAATTCCGTGGCTTGGAAGGTTCCGAACTGGTCATCGGAGCCAAACAGTCGCCCCGGTGGACACAAGCCGAGGTTCTGCTCAAAGCGCTCAACACGGTGAGCGAAGAGGCGTTGGGTCTGGAGTCATTGCAGTTGGCTCCTGATCCCGAAGTGAGAGCCTTGGCAGCGTTGTTTGAGAAGTACCAGCAGCTCCTGACAGAAACCAATAGCCTCGATTTTTCAGGCATCCAATTCGAAGCTCTCCATCTCCTGTTGAAACACCCGGGTGTGCGAGAAGCGCTGCGGACGAAGTTCACACACATCATGGTCGACGAGTTCCAGGATACCAACACCATCCAGGAGCAAATCCTCAGGTTACTGGCCAACGACCGACAAAATTTGTGTGTGGTTGGCGACGACGACCAGGGCCTGTATCGGTTCCGCGGAGCCACCATCCGAAACATCCTGGAATTCCCTAGCCAGTTTCCCAAAGGCGTGTGTAAGCAGGTCAGGCTGGTGACCAACTACAGGTCTCATCCAGGGATCATTTCGTTCTACAACGGCTGGATGAACCGGTTGGATTGGATGGATCAGGGTAAGTCCTTCCGATTTGAGAAGAGCATTGAGCCTCGTGAGGCGAATTTCCCGCAAACCGCAACCGTTGTGCGCTTGTCGGCCTCCGATGCGCATGGAGACCAAGCCTGGTACGAGGAGAACTTGAGCCTCCTGAAAGGCCTGAAAGAGAGCGGGAAGCTCGAGGATTGGAATCAGGTTGCGTTTCTTTTCCGGTCGGTTACAAACGACCATGTGGTGGGGTTGGCGAATTTTCTAGAGAGTCAAGGAATTCCGGTCTACTCACCGCGCTCCAATCTGTTCTTCGAGCGACCAGAGATCAAGTGGATGATCGGTGCGCTCATCTTCTTGTTCCCGCAGTTCCAGACCGCCCGCAAGTGGCAGGAAAACGCCAGCCTGGATATCTGGGACTGGTATGACACCACGTGCTTCACTGCCTTCGCGGAGGAGGTGCGCAAGCCGGAGAACGCTTCGCTGCTGCAGTGGGCGCGGCGTCGGGCCAAGAGCCATTTGTCGCTATCCGCAAACACCGACTACGCGTTCAGCGGGTTGTTCTATCAACTCCTGCAATTTCCGTTGTTCAACCAGTTTCTGGCAGAAGACACATTGTACGGTGTCGACAAGGGGCGTGCAGCGCGCAACCTAGCTGAACTATCCAGCCTGCTCGGACGTTTTGAATACTTGCACCACATCAACATCTTGCGTCCAGACTACCTCGAGAAAAACCTGCGTAGCTTGTTCAACCAGTTCTTCCGATTTCTGAAGGACGGCGGTGTTGGCGAATATGAAGACGAAGCCGAGTATGCGCCCAAGGGGTGTGTCTCGTTCTTGACCATCCACCAGTCGAAAGGCTTGGAATTCCCTGTTGTGATTTGCGGCTCCATGGAGTCGGTGCCGCGCAACCAGGTCGCGGGAGTTGAGCGAACTCTGCACGATGGCGGATACCTTTCCCGCCCGGCCTTCGAGCCACTGGCCAGGATCAAGGAGTTCGACTTCTGGCGTTTGTTCTACACGGCCTTCTCGCGCGCCCAGAACCTCCTGGTGCTGACTGCCAGGTTGCACCAGGGGCACGGCCGATCGCCCTCCAAATACTTCCAGCCGGTCTTCGATGCACTTGTGGATTGGAGGTCTGACAAATTCCGGCCGCAGCTACTGGACTTTGAGCCCGTGAAGGAAATCGTCCTGAAGAAGGAGTATTCCTTTACCTCGCATATCACCTTGTTTGAGAATTGTGCCGAACAATACCGCTTCTACAAGGAACTGGAATTCCAGCCTGTGCGTAGTGGTGCACAGTTGTTTGGAACCTTGGTGCACCAGTCCATCGAAGACATCCACAAGGCGGTGCTGCGCGGCGAGAGCCACAAGTTGCACACGGATCAGATTCTGGATTGGATCTCTGGCAACTATGCTTGGCTGTCTCGTCATGAAGGTCAATACTTGGCTCCTAACACCTTGCGTGCTGTGGAGCGTCAGGTACTGGGGTATTTCGAACGGGAGAAGGGCCAGTGGGCGCGCATCCAGCACGCCGAAGTCGACGTATCTCTGGTCAAGGACACCTACATCCTCAAGGGTAGCGTAGACCTGATCCGTGGCGAAGAAGGCTACGTGGAACTGGTCGATTTCAAATCGGAGAAAAAGCCGGATCTGGAGCGCGACCGGGAGAAGATCCTGCGTTACCGACGCCAACTGGAGGTGTACGCACATCTTGTGGAAGCAAGAATGGGCGTCAAGATTTCCAAGATCCACCTCTACTACACGGGTGAGGAGAGCGGGAATCCTTACCTGAGCTGGCCCAAGGATGATCGGTCTATCGGGCAGACGGTGGCGTCTTTTGACAGCGTGGTCAAGCGCATCCAGGCCAAGGATTACGTCATGCCTTGCCGGCCGGGCAAGATGTGCGAGAACTGCGACATGCACCACTTCTGTGACACAAGAAATTGGAAATTCCGCAATGCCTGA
- a CDS encoding SIR2 family protein, translated as MQFIANGPDIPDALLQAHEEGRVVFFCGSGISSPADLPSFEGLVKKIYGLIGTERSPIEQSALDLGRCDATLDLLERRLPGQRLAVRRALVNALKPNLRRKGATDTQAALLHLARSRDGALRLVTTNFDRLFQVAAKRIGQKFQEYAAPMLPIPKNSRWDGLVFLHGLITEKVDNTTLNRLVVTSGDFGLAYLTERWAARFVSELFRNYVVCFVGYSIDDPVLRYMMDALAADRMLGEATPQAWALGSCEPGQERSKTLDWEAKGVTPVLYTKPAGSHDHSALHKTLHEWADTYRDGVQGKEAIIVKHALARPQGSTRQDNFVGRVLWALSDKSGLPAKQFADFNPVPSLDWLLEPFSDECFGHSDLARFGVPPRAEVDAKLRFSLVRRPASYDRASSIQLVSGGIVGSQWDDVMSQLSRWLVRHLDDPRLVIWIAEQGGQLHDRWLRLIEQELDRFESLERDGKTTELSEIRQHAPKAIPGPLMRTLWRLLHSGQVKSPQRAFDLYRWKGRVKREGLTATLRLELREFLAPKVLLKKPFHWVDDDSKITGEPVRIRQLVDWDLVLAADHLHAALRDLNDAQWASFLPLLLDEFQQLLRDALDLFRELGEAEDQSDRSHWDLPSITPHWQNRGYQDWVSLIELLRDAWLAVHAENSARATRIALGWFEMPYPTFKRLALFAASQDGAVPPEQWVEWLLSNGAEWLWSTATRREVCRLLVLQARRLPVGVRERLEIAILAGPPREMYRAELEPDEWQGLFSRSVWLHLSKLKVAGLTLGADAAERLAEISKAYPQWHLESNESEEFSRWMSGTSDPDFEDNKVVEIAPRIRKDLVAWLNKPMPVRIPYDTDTWRDVCSTRFFQSLSALCELGKDGVWPTRRWREALQTWAEEGAVLRSWRFAAPVIQTIPDGVLQEIVHSMTFWMEVASRVINCHKEILLNLCCRILELPPETDSRPHSIRSGVVAYDPVGTAINHPIGHATQALVNLWFKQKPGDNELLPENLKPIFTNLCDVQNDRFRHGRVLLGSQLIPFFRVDRLWTEQNLLPLFSWSNPAEAKALWEGFLWSPRLYQPLMVAFKPSFLESANHYAELGESRHQFSAFLTYAALGPTEGYTTEEFRTAIGALPPEGLEESAQALFQAVESAGDRCEEFWKNRAHPFWQQVWPKSRDAATPRISESLVRLSIAARGEFPAALAAVQNWLQAIDHSHYIVHLLAGSSLCKQFPSEALLLLHLVIVEEPWISGELGQCLDDIMQAAPQLSQDTRYKRLREYFRRRGAQK; from the coding sequence ATGCAATTCATTGCCAATGGCCCTGATATTCCTGATGCGCTTTTGCAGGCGCACGAGGAAGGCCGCGTAGTGTTCTTCTGTGGATCAGGAATTTCTTCCCCTGCCGATTTGCCGAGTTTTGAAGGGCTTGTTAAGAAAATTTACGGGTTGATCGGGACTGAACGTTCACCTATTGAACAATCGGCATTGGATCTTGGCCGCTGCGATGCCACACTTGATTTGCTCGAACGACGACTACCAGGTCAGCGTTTAGCCGTCCGTCGTGCTCTGGTAAACGCCCTGAAACCGAACCTTCGCAGGAAGGGAGCTACCGATACACAAGCGGCACTGTTGCATCTGGCTCGCAGCCGGGATGGGGCGCTGCGGCTGGTCACAACCAACTTTGATCGCCTTTTTCAGGTGGCTGCCAAACGCATAGGCCAAAAGTTCCAAGAATACGCTGCTCCGATGCTGCCGATCCCCAAAAATAGCCGCTGGGACGGACTGGTATTTTTGCACGGCCTTATAACCGAAAAGGTTGACAATACAACCCTGAATCGTCTGGTCGTCACCAGTGGTGATTTCGGTTTGGCTTATCTGACCGAACGCTGGGCTGCCCGTTTTGTGAGCGAACTCTTCCGGAACTACGTGGTTTGCTTCGTGGGGTACAGCATTGACGATCCGGTGTTGCGGTACATGATGGATGCGCTTGCCGCTGACCGGATGTTGGGAGAAGCCACGCCTCAGGCGTGGGCGCTGGGCAGTTGCGAACCGGGGCAGGAGCGTAGCAAGACTCTCGACTGGGAAGCCAAAGGCGTCACACCTGTCCTCTACACTAAACCTGCTGGTAGTCACGATCACTCCGCGCTGCACAAAACCTTGCACGAATGGGCAGACACCTACCGCGACGGCGTGCAGGGAAAAGAAGCCATCATTGTTAAGCACGCATTAGCGCGACCGCAGGGCAGCACTCGGCAGGACAATTTCGTTGGGCGGGTACTCTGGGCCTTATCAGATAAGTCAGGGTTACCCGCGAAACAGTTCGCCGACTTCAATCCAGTCCCTTCGCTTGACTGGCTGCTGGAGCCCTTCTCGGATGAGTGTTTCGGGCACAGTGATCTGGCTCGATTTGGCGTGCCGCCACGCGCTGAAGTGGATGCCAAGTTGCGTTTCAGCTTGGTTCGCCGACCAGCGTCGTATGACCGCGCGTCATCTATACAATTGGTCTCTGGCGGAATCGTTGGCAGTCAATGGGATGACGTTATGTCCCAGCTGTCCAGGTGGCTCGTACGACACTTGGATGACCCGAGGCTGGTCATTTGGATTGCGGAGCAAGGTGGGCAGTTGCACGATCGTTGGCTACGGTTGATCGAACAAGAGCTGGATCGTTTTGAGTCACTGGAACGGGATGGCAAAACCACTGAGCTGAGTGAAATCCGCCAGCATGCACCCAAGGCGATTCCTGGACCCCTGATGCGCACTTTGTGGCGTCTGCTGCATAGTGGCCAAGTAAAATCTCCGCAGCGCGCCTTCGATCTGTATCGCTGGAAAGGTCGGGTGAAGCGTGAGGGACTAACCGCCACATTGCGACTGGAATTGCGGGAGTTCCTTGCACCCAAAGTGCTCTTGAAGAAGCCGTTTCACTGGGTTGACGACGATTCAAAAATCACAGGTGAGCCTGTGCGGATCAGACAATTGGTGGACTGGGATCTCGTGCTGGCCGCTGATCACCTGCACGCCGCTTTGCGTGACTTAAATGATGCGCAGTGGGCATCGTTCTTGCCACTCTTGTTGGATGAATTTCAGCAGCTATTGCGTGATGCGCTGGATCTGTTTCGTGAGTTAGGCGAAGCCGAAGACCAAAGCGACCGCTCGCACTGGGATCTCCCGTCCATCACGCCACATTGGCAGAATCGAGGTTATCAAGACTGGGTAAGCTTGATCGAATTACTACGCGATGCGTGGTTGGCTGTTCATGCAGAAAACAGCGCGCGCGCGACACGAATTGCACTCGGCTGGTTTGAAATGCCGTACCCAACTTTCAAACGACTGGCCCTGTTTGCGGCCAGTCAGGATGGCGCCGTTCCGCCCGAGCAATGGGTGGAATGGCTGTTGAGCAATGGCGCGGAGTGGCTGTGGTCCACAGCTACGCGGAGGGAGGTGTGCAGGCTGCTCGTACTACAGGCACGGCGGTTGCCAGTGGGCGTTCGAGAGCGCTTGGAGATAGCCATCTTGGCCGGTCCACCGCGCGAGATGTATCGGGCTGAGCTGGAGCCTGATGAATGGCAGGGCTTGTTTTCCCGCTCTGTTTGGTTGCATTTGTCGAAGCTGAAAGTAGCGGGGCTCACTCTGGGAGCGGATGCAGCGGAACGCCTAGCTGAAATTTCGAAAGCCTATCCACAGTGGCACCTGGAGTCAAATGAGAGTGAAGAGTTTTCGCGCTGGATGAGTGGTACGAGTGATCCGGATTTTGAGGACAATAAGGTCGTCGAAATTGCTCCGCGCATACGAAAGGATCTTGTGGCGTGGCTAAATAAGCCAATGCCAGTCAGGATACCTTACGACACGGATACATGGCGTGACGTTTGTTCCACGCGTTTCTTTCAAAGTCTTTCCGCATTATGCGAACTGGGAAAAGATGGCGTATGGCCCACTCGTCGATGGCGCGAGGCTCTGCAGACCTGGGCCGAAGAAGGAGCAGTATTGCGGTCTTGGCGATTCGCAGCACCGGTGATCCAAACCATACCAGATGGCGTACTTCAGGAAATTGTACACAGCATGACGTTCTGGATGGAAGTCGCATCCAGGGTGATCAACTGCCACAAAGAAATCCTGTTAAATTTGTGCTGTCGCATACTCGAGTTGCCGCCGGAAACTGATTCAAGACCCCATTCTATCCGGAGTGGTGTCGTGGCCTACGATCCTGTTGGTACTGCAATCAACCACCCCATTGGGCATGCCACACAAGCCCTGGTCAATCTTTGGTTCAAGCAAAAGCCAGGTGACAACGAGCTACTACCAGAAAATCTGAAGCCCATTTTCACAAATCTGTGCGACGTGCAAAACGACAGATTTCGTCACGGAAGAGTGCTGCTGGGGTCGCAGCTGATACCATTTTTCAGAGTCGACCGGCTATGGACCGAACAAAACCTGTTACCACTTTTCAGCTGGAGCAATCCGGCCGAGGCAAAAGCCCTGTGGGAAGGTTTCCTCTGGTCCCCTCGATTGTATCAGCCTTTAATGGTTGCTTTCAAGCCAAGCTTCCTTGAGAGCGCAAACCACTACGCCGAACTTGGCGAGTCTCGACATCAATTCTCGGCGTTCCTAACATACGCAGCATTGGGTCCGACTGAGGGATACACCACAGAGGAATTCAGAACCGCGATAGGTGCGCTTCCACCTGAAGGTCTGGAGGAATCTGCACAGGCACTCTTCCAAGCAGTTGAAAGCGCAGGGGATCGGTGTGAGGAATTTTGGAAAAATCGCGCCCATCCGTTCTGGCAACAGGTCTGGCCAAAGTCTCGCGACGCGGCTACTCCGCGAATTTCCGAGTCCCTGGTTAGGCTAAGCATTGCTGCTCGAGGGGAGTTTCCAGCGGCATTGGCTGCGGTGCAGAACTGGTTGCAAGCCATTGACCACTCGCACTACATCGTCCATCTTCTTGCTGGATCCAGTCTGTGCAAACAATTTCCATCGGAGGCTCTCCTGTTGCTTCATCTGGTGATTGTCGAGGAGCCTTGGATATCTGGCGAGCTGGGGCAATGCCTGGATGACATCATGCAAGCTGCTCCACAGCTTTCGCAGGATACTCGATACAAACGACTGCGAGAATACTTTCGAAGGCGTGGTGCACAAAAGTGA